The following nucleotide sequence is from Populus trichocarpa isolate Nisqually-1 chromosome 11, P.trichocarpa_v4.1, whole genome shotgun sequence.
aatatgAGGGAGTCCTTTAACAAGCTCAttttttacaagtttagaaagaaTGGCCTTGTTTATATTACCTAATATTCTATGCCAAAGAAAACTATCATTAATGCTAACAACAAGACAACTTTTTATCCTCAACATGCATCAATTTTAATCTTGTAAACATTTCATTCTCTATtaccaataaataaaactttattatttttaaggattAAACAACATGCATGATCAAACATGATCTTGTACCCTTTATCACACAATTGACTAATACTTAGCAAATTAGGTTTTAGATTATTCACAAGAAACACCTTTTTTATTGAGGGAGAAGACTTCCCTTCAATATTGTCAACTCCAATGATCTTTCCTTTTAAGTTATCTCTAAATGTGACTTTTCCAGCATTGATCTTAGTTATACTTGAGAACAATGAATTATCTCTGGTCATGTGTCTTGAGCAAGCATTATCAAAGAATCATTCCTCATATTCTCTTGATTCCTATACACACAAAATCAAGATGAGATTTTTGGCACCCATACCTTCTTAGGTCCTTTTGTAACTTAAGTCATGTTACCAACTTTGTCCTTCTTCATAGGACATGCATAAATCAAATGACCAATACTTCTACAATAATGACATGTTTAGTTTTGGTCATATGATTGtttggctttaaaaaaatagttcttcaatttttattttttttttgggttgatgcCCTAGACCTCTTTTGTTGAAGACATTTCTTTGACTAGCAAGCATGATATCTAAAATCTTAGAACCTTAAATGAACTTTGCTAGCGTGGTATTCAATTTGTCCATTTTCCTTTTAAAGCCTTATTTTCCTCTTCAAGTTAGTTAACCTTGTTACTATTAATAACAATGCATGCTTTCTTTTCTAACGTGTTTTTTTCAACAAGTAAACATGTATGACTCTTTTTCAATGAACTATATTTATGGCTTAgctttttaaattcatcatatAATAATTCAAAGGCATTATGTAGTTCATCATAAGAGTGGTCAGACTCATCATCCGAAAAAGTACCTTATTATCGCTTTCAATTGTCATGAAACACATGTTTGCAACATGTTCTTCATCATCACTTGAGCTAGAGTCTGAGTCGTCACTCCATGTTGCTTTCATTGCTTGTTTATGATGAtggttcttcttcttgttttgaaagaaaaggCAATCGACCTTAACGTGTCCCGTCTTGTTGCACTTGTAGCTTCTAAATGCCACCTTACTAGATTCTTCCTTATTTTCATCCATCTTGAAATTTAAGAACTTTTTATTCCCTTGcttctttcttaaaaaattctAGAATTGACTTATTATAAGTGCAATGTTTTCTTctacttcatcatcatcatcatcatcatcatcactatcaaCATGGTGCATGGTTTTGAATGTCAAATTCTTATTTGGCTTCTTATCTAGTTCTTGCTTTTCCATGGTGATTTCATGAGTCATTAGTGAATCGATGAGCTCTTTCAATGGAAGTTTAGTGAGATCCTTAACTTCTCTGATTGTCATCACCTTTGCTTCCTGAGACTTTAGCAAGGACGTAAGAGTTTTGCTCACAATATCAGTATTAATATAAGTCCTATTAAGAGTATCCACACCAAGCAATTATACCACTTAAAGATATCtcatcttcaagatttttttcttggtagcAATACCTTATCAATATCAAAAGTTTATTCAAACTCTCAAGTGTTtacaattatgatttgtttacaATAAGATTCACTCTCTCAAAGAGTAGATTATACAATtgaaaactttaatatttatagctCATTCAATAGCATTTAGGATGATTGAAAATGTGTATATGTAATGAGTGTGAGATTTTATAATCTTATACtagaatataaagatttaatttagCACAACTTAGAGTatgttaatattgatgatttctagttgatttttcttttggaataacTTCTATATCATGTATGTTTAGAATCTCTACTTAATTTTGCATAAAAGAGAGTTATGTGTATGTGCATGCGCGCGCACGAGCATGTGTGtgtatttccaaaaaaaaactagatgttAGAATGCCTTTGGCGCCTAAAGCGATCGACTGATTCAAATGACTATATAATTCTGTCGACCGGTTCCTGCAAAATTCTTAAGTGTTCATCACGAATGAACAGTAGTCAACCGGTTCACTTGATATGTCCAAGCAATCAACTAGTTAAGCTTAAAAACCAGTTTTGGTAGTTTCAAACCTAGTGAAACTTGAATCGGTTAAAtgtataacaattatatttatgcaTGCAATGTGACGTGtgtgaattcattttaatttgctattgcgtaaaatataaagatttaaaaataactctaaAATGAATCCTTAATAACTAAGTATTCACTTGCTTTACATTTTGGACCTGttgataaattttttcattCAGTTCCATATGCttgttaatatgatttttatacaaaatctgTTTAAATTTAATCTCATTTAAGCatattattactttattttttatttaattattatagtcAAAATACACATACTGTCTGCCTTGGCCACACAAAATTTGTTCCATATCAAGAGGGACCAAATCAACAACACAGCAAGAAAACAAAGCAGAATTTAAAGATATGGTTCAAGAAAACTTGGAAAAGAAATATTCTAACAAATGCACATATTCTCCAAACCTCATAGTCATAGAGAGGAAGATGAGAATACttaacaaataagaaaagaatggAAAAGGTATTTATCATTTTAGAAACCAGACTTCCAATTGCCACAGAAACAGGACAAAATTAATCTCAAGCGAAAACTGATGCTCACTCGGTTTGAGAATGCCGTAGACAATGCGATGAAATATTCCCACGCTCAACAAACCGTAAGAACAGATTGTCTGCCTCCTCTGACTTTCCTTCCTGCATTAGTTTCTTGCACACCTTCTCACACAACTTTAAATCAGGAATCAGACTTCGACTAAACATACGACAAGCCACTTTATATGCTGACAGAGGGATCCCTTTTCTCAAATAACTCTCCATTAGCACATGGCATGTGTTAGCATCAATTCTTGAGGCTGTTCTCAAAACCTTACCTAAGAGTTTATCAGCCGCCTCTAGGTTTCCAAAAGTACATAGCTTCTCAATAACTTGATTAAATGCAGTTCTACACTCTTGCCTTGTAAgcattttatctaataaatttaataaatcttcCACCCTACCTATTTGACCATATCGATGAATCACTGTTCTATATGTTACTGGTGTAGGATCTATACCCTTCTTCAGCATCTTCAACGTAAGCTCAGTGGCCTCTTCTATTCTACCTTTCTTTCCTAATGCATCAATTATCGTCGTATAAGTGACTGCATCAGGGTGTTTGTTGCTTAGATACATGTCATCAAGCAAAGATAAAGCTGCTTCTATGTCATCCTGCTGACAAAATCTGTGAATTACAGTAGTAAAGTTTACAGCATTGACAGCACACCCCATGTTAAGACACTCCTCCATAAACTTTTTTGCCTCATCCACTCTGCCGATCCGGCAGAGAGACTGAAGTAGTAAGTTAATTTCAACTGGAGTTGGGAAAAAGCCCTTGCCAATCATCTCCCTCACCACATCACAAGCATCAGACAGCTTTCCTTCCCTCCGAAACCCATGCATCACAACACTATAGGTAATAGCATTTGGGGTCCACCACTGTTCCTCACTCGCCTTCATCATCTCCCTTGCCTCTGATGAGTTCCCCTTTTGACAAAGCCCTTTTAAGAAGGCTGTATATGATACAGTGTTTGGTTTGCAGCCATGCTTGTACATTTGCTGAAGCATCTTCCTAGCTTGACCAACCTCCCCAGCCTGAGAAAATCCATTAATAATTGCTGTGTAAGTCACAACATCAGGGATGCAGCCCCTTGTGAACATTTCATTCACAATTTCTTTCGCCTGGTCCATCCTTCCCTCCTTACAATATGAATCAACTATCGCACTATACCCAACCTTATCAACCTGAAAACCCCTTTTTTGTGCTTCTCTTAAAAACTGAAGTGCCTCATCTGCATGCTGATGCTTACAAAGCATATGTATTAATGTATTATAAGTAACCTGATCCGCTAACAACTTAGTATCCTCCATTTTCTCTATTACGTCCATCACTTCTCTGATCCTTCTGTTTTTGCAAAGGAAGCCCATTACAGTATAGTAACTAACTTTATCTGGGGAGCATCCTTTCAATGGCATTTCAGAAATTAGCTCCATGGCATCTTCAACCCTATGAAGATCACAATATCCCTTGATCAAACAGTTATAAGTGACAACATTTGGCATGATTCCAAGAAGTTGCATTCTCTCTAGAAATCTCAAAGCCTTTTCCAACATATTTGCCATCACCAAAACATGAATAGCAGTGTTACAAACCAACAAATTAGGTTCAATACCTGCTTTCTGCATCATGGTCAAGACCTGCATTGCATTCCTCAACTTACCAGCCCGACTATAAGACACCATCACACAACAAAAATCTTGAGGCGTACGCTGAATTCCCCTACGTACCATGAGCCGAAGAACCCTCCTAGCACCTTGACACAGTTTAGTTTTGCTAAGAACATCAAGCATCACACAGTACACAATTGGATCATGCCGATACCGCCATTGCCTGTCGGACCAAAAGAAgaaatccaaagcaaccctttCATCAGATTGAGACAGCAAAACAGCACAAACAAGTCGAGGCTTGAGGCCTCTTAGCAAGTGCCTCATTTTCCCTTCAAGCTTATGGTTCCAAGCCGACCTGCATTCAATCAACCTACAAATTTCTCTGACCAAAGGATGTCGAAATTCATCTTCGTGTATCTCAATTCTCCTCCAATCCTCATCCATTTTGGTGCCTTGATTCCTATCAGTACATGAACTGTTACCTTGGCCGCGTTCTTCATCAGATTCTTCAACCTCATCACTAAAACCATCAGAATAAACTTGACAGTGAGCATTGCTAAAATTAAAACCCATTTTTCCAAACCCATCATTAGCATCATAAGAATTCTCAGTTTCAACAAGATGGGAAGTGGAATTAGTAGTTGAAGAATCAGAATCAAAATAAGAATGAGGACCAtgatttgttgaagaaaaaagtgaaagaaacATATGAATATAGGGAAATGGGGTGGTGCGGTAATGCTTTTTGGCAGTATGAACAAAGTGAAAGAAAGGGATATAGGCTACAAGTTTTGGGAATTTGGAGTAAGGAACGAAATTatatagcattttttttctgAGTTTCAATGAATAAAAGTAAAAGGATGTGATTAACACAAGGAATGAAAGAGTAATCAGCTTCTCTGCCTCTGCATCTGCCCCTGAGGATCCATTCCAATGAAAAGCTTCCTTCAATATCTGACCTAATCTAATCCAAAAACATAACACTAAAACTGGAGATTGCTTTGTGGCTTCGCTTCGGACATTGAAAGGGACAGCGTTAATCAGTTAGAGAGGACTGAGGAGGGACTTCGAACACCATGTTTGTTTAAAGGAGGTTTTGAGAGGTCGGAAGAGAGAaagtttggtaaaaaaaaaccctcgaTCTCGAACCTCTCAAGTAATTCAAAATTCATCGCACTTCAAATTGGGATTTTTTAAGGATTTAAGATTTgttaaatgatataaatatccttaacataaaataaaaaaatttactttacacaaatatctattttaataatttaataattaataaaaaaatttataatcctctcataaaaaaagagaaattttgaaataatttacttattttttttacaattataattacaattaagCTCATAATTACAATGTACATTCATTTCTAATTTACTCATTTTATTTATACCGTGGATTataatagggttttttttcattttagttgttaaatttcttttattgtttccttTTATAAGATGATTTGGGTGTTTTGTTAGTGGGCAATTTCTTACATCCATGTGTTATAAgcatttaaatgtttttattagattaaaacTTGATCGAAAAACGATTCaataagatataattttaactaGATATAGGCTTATGCTATGTTGTGgggccatgtttttttttcacaagcaataatatttatatgtcGCAAgcacattttaaaatatgaaaagaaatctACGATTCGAGTTATAGACCTtattaagttaaataaattgatttttattttagttacatgataaaaaaaatcaataataatagtaaatcaataaaaaaaaattaaaaatgatcacaataacttggaaaaaaaaaactatttgttcaaaagggaaaaaacaatgtagtttaatttttaactaactAAATATGAAAGAGTGAAATTGGATATAGCCCAAGGCAACCCATGTTAGCATGGTATGCATGTAACTTGGGTAATAAATGATgagtcaacttaggttaacccTTTAAACACACTTTTCAAGTCATCAGTTTGGGATAAcctgatagaaaataaatagaagaaaaccacaaagctcattaaaaaaataatgtcaaacaattaaatcataaagaaataagtaaaaaaaaaaaatatcaacccatattaacttttcaaacacgTGACCAATGTCATTAGACTAAAAACATCATATATGAAAAAACcacaaagctcaattctcaacttGTAATGCTTCAAACTTTTATTGCAATTTCACCTGTCAAATAATGCATGTACATGAGAAATAAggtcaattatatatatatatatatatatatatatatatatatatatatatatatatatatatcataatgatAGACAATGTTATATTCATTATATCTTTAATGTTGTCATTTGTCTTCCCTTTCACATCTATGaggg
It contains:
- the LOC7497054 gene encoding pentatricopeptide repeat-containing protein At1g09900, translated to MLYNFVPYSKFPKLVAYIPFFHFVHTAKKHYRTTPFPYIHMFLSLFSSTNHGPHSYFDSDSSTTNSTSHLVETENSYDANDGFGKMGFNFSNAHCQVYSDGFSDEVEESDEERGQGNSSCTDRNQGTKMDEDWRRIEIHEDEFRHPLVREICRLIECRSAWNHKLEGKMRHLLRGLKPRLVCAVLLSQSDERVALDFFFWSDRQWRYRHDPIVYCVMLDVLSKTKLCQGARRVLRLMVRRGIQRTPQDFCCVMVSYSRAGKLRNAMQVLTMMQKAGIEPNLLVCNTAIHVLVMANMLEKALRFLERMQLLGIMPNVVTYNCLIKGYCDLHRVEDAMELISEMPLKGCSPDKVSYYTVMGFLCKNRRIREVMDVIEKMEDTKLLADQVTYNTLIHMLCKHQHADEALQFLREAQKRGFQVDKVGYSAIVDSYCKEGRMDQAKEIVNEMFTRGCIPDVVTYTAIINGFSQAGEVGQARKMLQQMYKHGCKPNTVSYTAFLKGLCQKGNSSEAREMMKASEEQWWTPNAITYSVVMHGFRREGKLSDACDVVREMIGKGFFPTPVEINLLLQSLCRIGRVDEAKKFMEECLNMGCAVNAVNFTTVIHRFCQQDDIEAALSLLDDMYLSNKHPDAVTYTTIIDALGKKGRIEEATELTLKMLKKGIDPTPVTYRTVIHRYGQIGRVEDLLNLLDKMLTRQECRTAFNQVIEKLCTFGNLEAADKLLGKVLRTASRIDANTCHVLMESYLRKGIPLSAYKVACRMFSRSLIPDLKLCEKVCKKLMQEGKSEEADNLFLRFVERGNISSHCLRHSQTE